The following coding sequences lie in one Benincasa hispida cultivar B227 chromosome 6, ASM972705v1, whole genome shotgun sequence genomic window:
- the LOC120080074 gene encoding pentatricopeptide repeat-containing protein At2g18940, chloroplastic, producing the protein MEGALFPNRCPLPVSRPIQPNQTLKFNSTTFPPPPPPSPPSSSFPIDTLLQHLLQLSLSPNDTAHKLKPVNVAQKNVAHFPSLQISVDSTKTRREGAQLKKPILNSAPQFENNVEEIRDGPLQFLSKKSMSLLNSIAEQPFDSLNAFFDSVKFELLEVDLVSLLKALDVSGSSERAILLFEWVVSNSVSGDVKLDSKAVELMIRILGRESKYSIALKLFDEIPIDKYSLDVRACTTILHAYSRSGKYKQAIAMFERMKDNGLSPSLVTYNVMLDVYGKMGRSWDKILGLLDQMKSEGLQFDEFTCSTVISACGREGLINEAKEFFVELKSNGYEPGTVTYNALLQVFGKAGIYSEALNILKEMEDNNCIPDSVTYNELVAAYVRAGFYEEGAAVIDTMTCKGVMPNAVTYTTVINAYGRAGKEVKALQLFNQMKKSGCVPNVCTYNSILALLGKKSRSEEMIKILSDMRINGCPPNRITWNTMLAMCGDKGKHKFVNHVFREMKNCGFEPGRDTFNTLISAYGRCGSELDAAKMYDEMIKAGFTPCATTYNALLNALARRGDWKAAESVLLDMRNKGFKPNETSFSLMLHCYAKGGNVRGLERIEKDIYDGQIFPSWVLLRTLILANFKCRAVRGMERAFEELLKNGYKPDMVIFNSMLSIFAKNNMYERAHEMLHLIREGGLQPDLVTYNSLMNMYARRGECWKAEEILRGLIKSGENPDLVSYNTIIKGFCRQGLMQEAIRIMSEMTARGIRPCIFTYNTFVSGYAGRRMFAEVDEVISYMIQNNCKPNELTYKIIVDGYCKARKYQEAMDFVFGIKNIDDSFDNHSTQRLASHVRDLMNS; encoded by the coding sequence ATGGAAGGCGCTCTCTTCCCTAACAGATGCCCACTTCCAGTGAGTAGACCCATTCAACCAAATCAAACATTGAAGTTCAATTCAACGACttttcctcctcctcctcctccatcGCCGCCCTCTTCCTCATTTCCGATCGATACCCTTCTTCAGCATCTTCTTCAATTGTCTCTGTCTCCCAATGACACTGCCCATAAGCTCAAACCTGTAAATGTTGCGCAAAAAAATGTTGcccattttccttctcttcaaatTTCAGTGGATTCAACTAAGACACGGAGAGAAGGGGCTCAGTTGAAGAAACCCATCTTGAATTCAGCTCCGCAATTTGAGAACAATGTCGAGGAGATTCGAGATGGGCCTCTTCAATTTCTCTCCAAAAAGAGTATGAGCTTGCTTAATTCCATCGCTGAACAGCCTTTTGATAGCTTGAATGCTTTCTTTGATTCTGTCAAGTTTGAGTTGCTTGAAGTTGATTTGGTTAGTCTCCTGAAAGCGCTAGACGTTTCCGGTAGTAGCGAGAGAGCTATTTTGTTGTTTGAATGGGTTGTGTCGAACTCTGTCTCTGGAGATGTGAAACTAGATAGTAAAGCTGTTGAACTCATGATAAGGATTCTTGGAAGAGAATCAAAATATTCAATTGCACTTAAACTGTTCGATGAAATTCCCATTGACAAATACTCGCTTGATGTTCGTGCTTGCACCACCATTCTTCATGCTTATTCTCGCAGTGGCAAGTATAAGCAAGCCATTGCCATGTTTGAGAGAATGAAGGACAATGGCCTTTCTCCAAGTTTGGTTACTTACAATGTCATGCTTGATGTCTATGGGAAAATGGGTCGTTCTTGGGATAAAATTTTAGGCTTGTTGGATCAAATGAAGAGTGAAGGTTTGCAATTTGATGAGTTCACTTGTAGTACTGTGATATCTGCGTGTGGAAGAGAGGGCTTAATAAATGAAGCTAAAGAATTTTTTGTTGAGTTGAAGTCCAATGGTTATGAGCCAGGAACTGTCACTTACAATGCTTTACTTCAAGTGTTTGGAAAAGCTGGGATTTACTCAGAGGCCTTAAACATCTTGAAAGAAATGGAGGACAATAATTGCATCCCAGACTCTGTTACTTACAATGAGCTTGTAGCAGCTTACGTTCGGGCAGGATTCTACGAGGAAGGAGCTGCTGTAATTGACACAATGACATGCAAAGGTGTGATGCCAAATGCTGTGACTTATACTACTGTCATAAATGCCTACGGTAGGGCAGGGAAGGAGGTGAAGGCATTACAATTATTTAACCAAATGAAGAAATCAGGATGTGTTCCTAATGTGTGCACATATAATTCCATTCTTGCTCTGTTGGGAAAGAAGTCGCGGTCAGAGGAAATGATAAAGATACTTAGTGATATGAGAATAAATGGTTGTCCTCCAAACAGAATAACATGGAACACTATGCTTGCCATGTGTGGGGATAAGGGGAAGCACAAGTTTGTGAACCATGTTTTTAGGGAGATGAAAAATTGTGGTTTTGAACCAGGTAGAGACACATTTAACACTTTGATTAGTGCATATGGCCGTTGTGGGTCAGAGCTTGATGCAGCGAAGATGTATGATGAGATGATTAAAGCTGGATTTACACCGTGTGCTACAACTTATAATGCGCTTCTGAATGCTTTGGCTCGGCGAGGGGATTGGAAAGCAGCAGAATCTGTCTTACTGGATATGAGAAACAAGGGATTCAAACCTAATGAAACCTCATTCTCATTGATGCTCCATTGCTATGCAAAAGGGGGGAATGTGAGAGGATTAGAGAGGATCGAGAAAGACATTTATGATGGTCAGATCTTCCCCAGTTGGGTTCTCTTGAGAACCCTCATTCTTGCAAACTTCAAGTGCAGAGCAGTTAGAGGAATGGAAAGGGCATTTGaggagttgttgaagaatgGATACAAGCCTGATATGGTTATATTCAACTCTATGCTATcaatttttgctaaaaataaCATGTATGAAAGGGCCCACGAGATGTTGCACTTGATTCGTGAAGGTGGACTGCAGCCAGATCTGGTCACCTACAATAGCTTAATGAATATGTATGCCAGAAGAGGAGAATGCTGGAAAGCAGAAGAGATCCTCAGGGGACTTATAAAATCTGGTGAAAACCCCGATCTTGTGTCATATAACACCATAATTAAAGGCTTCTGCAGACAAGGGCTCATGCAAGAAGCAATAAGAATTATGTCAGAGATGACAGCTCGAGGGATTCGTCCTTGTATATTCACTTACAACACTTTTGTCTCGGGGTATGCAGGACGCAGAATGTTCGCAGAGGTAGATGAAGTCATAAGCTACATGATTCAGAATAATTGCAAACCCAATGAACTTACTTACAAGATCATAGTGGATGGTTATTGTAAAGCAAGAAAATATCAAGAGGCTATGGATTTTGTGTTTGGGATAAAGAACATCGACGATTCATTCGATAACCATTCCacgcaaagacttgcttcccaTGTAAGGGACTTGATGAATTCTTGA